A stretch of DNA from Acidobacteriota bacterium:
GACAAGCTGGTCGTCAATACGATTACGTCATTCCGCGTTCGACTATTTTGATCGAAAACCCTGTAGCGTTAGTGGATACCTATGCAGACAAACACGGTGTGCGCCCTGTGGCCGAAGCCTTTGTCAATTTCTTGTGGACGACGGAAGCGCAACGAGTGTTTGCAAGATACGGATTGCGTCCGGTCAAGCCCGAAGCTGCACAAGAGACAGCAGCCCAATATCCAGCGATTGCAGACTTATGGAAGATTGATTATTTGGGCGGTTGGGGGCAGGTGGGGGCGACATTGTTCGGTCCTTCCGGCGTTTACACCCGCAGTTTTGAGGAATTACACGCAAGGCAATGAATGTAGCGCCCACTCAATTTTCACAACAACGGCAGGTAACCGTTGGGGCTGCTCACCGACCTTGGGGCAAGTGGGGCCTGCGTGTCGTGGCGACGCTTTATCTGGGGATGATGATCGTAGTGCCGCTTTCGGCGCTGGTGGAAAATGGTTTTCGTGATGGTGTGAAGGTTGTTTGGCGCGATATCACCAATCCAATCGCCTTTTCGGCCTTTCGCCTCACGTTGCTGACAGCGGTGATGATGGCGGTTGTAAACGCGGTGATGGGCACGCTGACGGCTTACGTTTTAGTGCGGTATCAGTTCCTTGGCAACAAATTGTTTAACAGTTTGATTGATTTGCCTTTTGCCATTCCGACTTTGGTGACGGGCGTGATGCTGGTGGTGTTGTATGGCCCGCAGCAAATGTTGGGGGCCTGGCTTGGGGCGCATGGCATTCAGATTATTTTCGCGCAACCGGGCATTGTGCTGGCTTTGCTGTTTGTAACGTACCCTTTCGTGATCCGCTCAGTCCAGCCGGTGCTGATGGAAATTGATCGGTCCCAGGAAGAGGCCGCATGGACGCTGGGCGCTCCACCGTGGCGCACATTTCGAGAGATTATTTTGCCAGCCATTCGGCCAGCGGTGCTGACCGGCACGCTGCTCAGTTTTGCCCGTGCGCTGGGCGAATTTGGATCCATTGTGATTGTTGCAGGCAATATTCCGCGCAGCACTCTAACGGCTCCGGTGTACATCTTCGGGCAAATCGAATCGCAAAATCAGCGCGGAGCGACTGTGATGTCGCTGGTTTTGCTGGTGGTTTCTTTTGTCTTGATGATGTTTGTGGACTGGATACAGGAACGGTCGGGGGAAACTTATGGCGCAGCCTGACGCAAATGACAAATTGCCGATTTCTGGTCATTCACGCTCGCTTGTAAAGAAACCAAAAGGAGCAGAATGGTTGCTGGTTGGCATTGTGATTATTTACGCGGCACTACTTTTGGGCGGGCCGCTCGCAGCGATTGCGTGGGGAGCAATTTCTTCAGGGGGAAGCGCGATGGTTCGTGTGCTTAGTTCGCGTGAAGCATTGAGCGCCCTGTATTTGACACTGCTGATGGCCGCGACGGCCACGGCAGTGAATACAGTGTTCGGCGTTTGCATTGCCTTGGTTTTGGCGCGAGACGGTTTTAAGGGGCGACGTATCTTAAATGGCCTGATTGATCTGCCATTCGCGGTTTCGCCGGTCATCGCGGGTTTTATGTTGATCCTGCTGTTCGGGCGCAACGGATGGTTTACCACTGTGATTGATGCCCTGAACATTCGTGTGATCTTTGCGCTGCCGGGCATGCTCTTGGCAACGATATTCGTTTCACTGCCATTTGTTGTACGCGAAATTGTGCCGGTGTTAAGGCATTTGGGGATGGAGCAAGAGAACGCCGCATATACGTTGGGGGCGAATCAATGGCGAACATTCTGGCAAATCACCCTGCCAAATCTTCGCTGGGGGTTGCTTTACGGCGTTTCGCTTACCTTCGCTCGTGCGCTGGGCGAATTCGGCGCTGTGCTGGTGGTAGGGGGCGGCGTGACAAAGTTGACCGAAACTTCGACGCTGTTCATTTACCGTTCACTTGATGATCGCAACGATGTCGGCGCCTACGCAATGGCTCTGGTTTTGGCGGCAATCTCGTTCGGCGTTCTTTCGGCAATGGAGTATTTCAAAAGACACTCGAAGGAAGCTTGAAGAGAAGTGTGGTGATGACAAATGCGAACTGCCGACTCATCGCTTTTCTCGACGAACGAGTAAGGCGGCAAATACGGTTGCCGAAGCAAAGGAAATTTCGAGACGGGTTATTTCATGAAGAAGATAACCGGTGCGAGCGGCAAGGGTTTCTCGCGCCGGGAACAACCAACCAAGGAGGCTTTGCGATGATCATCGGAAGATTGATTACAACAGATGGAATCGAGTTTGACCTGGAAAGCTCACAACTCACTGCCCTGACAGAACACTTGCGACGACAACAGGTCAATGACTCCCTGGCCGCTGCGGCGGACTTGGAAGCATCGAGTTTCTTTGATCCCGAAGAGTACGAGCGCATTGTGCAAGCCGTTTATTTTGTACGACAGCAGAAAACCCTTTCTGTTGTGGCCTAACCGATTTACTAAAACTCACTCTCAATATCGAAATGTCCCGGATGCATAACAGGTTTTCACAAATTGGCAGGCAAAAAGAGCGGGGTGTGAATGCTCTGCATCTGCAGCCTTGTTGTTGCTGTATGTGTCCAGCTTGTTGTCGCACAGGCGCTGAGGAGGCTGATTTGAGGGAGTAAACAGACCGGTTCATCGGCTTATTTCACAAAACCCGCTGTAAGGCTCCTGGCTGACAGCGGGTTTTGTCGTTTCAGAAACAGAGCGGCGTAACAAAATGGGAAAAACATAGGTTGGGATGACCTTTATTCGCAGGTTCGATTCCTGTCGCCGCCTCAATTCCTGTTTTTGTCCGTGGGCAACACGGGCTTGGAGGTACAAGATGCAAAAAGCAAGTTTTCGACTGATCCGTTTTTTTATGGTCATGCCACTATTGCTGGCGACCACACACGCCCAATCGGCGACGGCAACGATCAAAGGCTCCGTCCTTGACACGACCGGGATAGCGGTTCCCGGCGTGACCATCGTGTTAACCCATACTGCCACCGGGCTGAAAAAGTCCGTCGTGGCCAATGGCGAAGGACAATTCAGCTTTACCTTTGTCGAACCGAGTGCCTATGCCCTGGAAGTGCAAGCCAAAGGCTTTAATACCTACCGACAGCCCCGCTTGCTGCTGGAAGTTGGGCAAACGGCCGAAATCAATGTCGTACTGAATCCCGGTGATGTGAAGGATTCGGTGACCGTCAATGCGACGGAATCCGTGCAACTGGATACAGCGAGCAGCGCGCTGGGCGGTGTGGTCGAACGCGGCCGTGTGGATTCATTGCCGTTGAATGGGCGGAATGTATTCCAACTTGCCCAGCTTGAACCGGGCGTGAACGCGTCGCCGACCGCGCGCGGCGCCAATCCCGATTTGACGGCCACCGGCGAAATTACCATTAACGGCGGGCGTCCGCTGACCAACGAATTCATCGTGGACGGCGTTCCGCTGACCAACAAGGGCGATAACCGCGTAGCTTTGAAACCGTCCGTGGACTCGATTCAGGAATTTCGCATTGTGACGAATGCGTATTCGGCGGAATACGGGCGAAATGGTGGCGGCGCGTTGAATTTTTCGACCCGCGCTGGCTCAGCCCAGCTTCGTGGAACTTTATGGGAGTTCCTGCGCAACGATGCCTTCGACGCGCGGAGCTTTTTCGTTAATGCCAAT
This window harbors:
- the cysT gene encoding sulfate ABC transporter permease subunit CysT, which translates into the protein MNVAPTQFSQQRQVTVGAAHRPWGKWGLRVVATLYLGMMIVVPLSALVENGFRDGVKVVWRDITNPIAFSAFRLTLLTAVMMAVVNAVMGTLTAYVLVRYQFLGNKLFNSLIDLPFAIPTLVTGVMLVVLYGPQQMLGAWLGAHGIQIIFAQPGIVLALLFVTYPFVIRSVQPVLMEIDRSQEEAAWTLGAPPWRTFREIILPAIRPAVLTGTLLSFARALGEFGSIVIVAGNIPRSTLTAPVYIFGQIESQNQRGATVMSLVLLVVSFVLMMFVDWIQERSGETYGAA
- a CDS encoding sulfate ABC transporter permease; amino-acid sequence: MAQPDANDKLPISGHSRSLVKKPKGAEWLLVGIVIIYAALLLGGPLAAIAWGAISSGGSAMVRVLSSREALSALYLTLLMAATATAVNTVFGVCIALVLARDGFKGRRILNGLIDLPFAVSPVIAGFMLILLFGRNGWFTTVIDALNIRVIFALPGMLLATIFVSLPFVVREIVPVLRHLGMEQENAAYTLGANQWRTFWQITLPNLRWGLLYGVSLTFARALGEFGAVLVVGGGVTKLTETSTLFIYRSLDDRNDVGAYAMALVLAAISFGVLSAMEYFKRHSKEA